A single Thermosynechococcus vestitus BP-1 DNA region contains:
- a CDS encoding Rqc2 family fibronectin-binding protein, whose translation MQPVDLTTLRAVCADLQHWLPARLETVYQRDRHTIALAVRTLKKQAWLTLSWHPQAARIALEPPPPRQPDTFTFSQQLHAQLNRLALVRVGLINPWERVVVLEFAPRPQEATQWRLYAEIMGKYSNVILVNAAGEIVTAAHQVSPQQSRLRPILTGQPYVPPPPLTAALPSGEIPFEQWQQQVSVIPGRLRQQLLKAYRGLSPALVQQLLADAALPPECCTTDLSAEEWRRLFDHWQHWLECLERGHFGPQFTATGYRVIPPLGAQAPSTLSIHEILATYYQNQLQQQQTQQLQQQLHQSLEAQRQKLIAKIEGFRERLAAAAGGDRQRYLADLLMAHAHLWQPGMTELIVTDFTTQEPLTIALSPEKSAIQTAQELYRQHQKLKRAQQHITPLLTAAEGELAYLDQVAATLATATSLDVLEEIRAELIQQGYLIAPDYYRPPTTPSPYLRYTTPSGFTVLVGRNNRQNDDLTFRVASPYDWWFHTQEIPGSHVILRLEAGDVPSDKDIQYVADLAAYHSQARASAQVPVVYTRRKYVQKPKGANPGMVIYDQATVVWGHPLSVRDCPTEIPSGGKPLRCTAGDRDGIMAE comes from the coding sequence GTGCAACCCGTTGATTTAACTACTCTGCGTGCTGTTTGTGCCGATCTCCAACATTGGCTCCCAGCACGGCTTGAAACGGTTTACCAGCGCGATCGCCACACGATTGCCTTGGCTGTACGCACGCTGAAAAAACAGGCTTGGCTGACCCTGAGTTGGCATCCCCAAGCGGCACGCATTGCCCTTGAACCGCCGCCCCCCCGCCAGCCAGACACCTTTACCTTTAGTCAGCAGCTTCATGCCCAACTCAATCGCCTTGCCCTTGTGCGGGTTGGTCTCATCAACCCTTGGGAGCGCGTTGTGGTTTTGGAATTTGCACCCCGGCCGCAGGAAGCAACGCAGTGGCGTCTCTATGCCGAGATCATGGGTAAGTACAGCAACGTGATCCTGGTGAACGCTGCAGGAGAAATTGTTACCGCCGCCCACCAAGTCAGCCCCCAGCAGTCCCGCCTGCGGCCCATTCTCACCGGTCAGCCCTATGTACCCCCACCCCCCCTGACGGCAGCCCTGCCCAGTGGCGAGATTCCCTTTGAGCAATGGCAACAACAGGTGAGTGTAATCCCTGGACGGCTGCGGCAGCAACTCCTGAAGGCCTATCGGGGCTTAAGTCCTGCGCTGGTACAGCAACTCCTTGCCGATGCCGCTTTGCCTCCCGAGTGTTGCACTACCGATCTCAGCGCTGAAGAGTGGCGGCGGCTGTTTGACCATTGGCAGCACTGGCTAGAGTGTTTAGAGAGGGGGCATTTTGGGCCTCAATTCACAGCAACGGGCTATCGCGTCATTCCCCCCCTTGGCGCGCAGGCCCCCTCAACCCTTAGCATTCACGAAATCCTGGCCACCTATTACCAAAACCAACTGCAGCAGCAGCAAACACAGCAACTTCAGCAACAGTTACACCAGAGCCTAGAGGCACAACGGCAAAAACTCATCGCCAAAATTGAGGGCTTTCGAGAACGATTAGCCGCCGCTGCCGGGGGCGATCGCCAACGGTACCTCGCAGATTTACTCATGGCCCATGCCCACCTGTGGCAACCCGGCATGACCGAACTGATCGTGACGGACTTTACCACCCAAGAACCCCTCACCATTGCCCTCTCCCCAGAAAAAAGCGCCATCCAAACGGCTCAGGAGCTATACCGGCAACACCAAAAACTGAAACGTGCCCAGCAGCACATTACCCCACTGCTTACGGCTGCTGAAGGGGAACTGGCCTATTTGGATCAGGTGGCGGCCACCCTGGCTACGGCCACATCCTTAGATGTCCTTGAGGAGATTCGGGCTGAACTGATTCAACAGGGATACCTGATCGCCCCCGATTACTATCGTCCGCCAACCACCCCTAGTCCCTACCTACGCTATACAACACCCAGTGGCTTCACGGTTCTTGTGGGGCGCAACAACCGTCAGAACGACGATCTCACCTTTCGCGTTGCCAGTCCCTACGATTGGTGGTTTCACACCCAAGAGATTCCCGGCAGCCATGTCATTCTCCGCCTTGAGGCGGGGGATGTGCCCAGTGACAAAGATATTCAATACGTGGCGGATTTGGCGGCCTACCATAGTCAGGCGCGAGCCAGTGCCCAAGTGCCCGTGGTCTACACCCGGCGCAAGTATGTGCAGAAACCGAAGGGCGCTAATCCGGGGATGGTCATCTACGATCAGGCAACCGTGGTGTGGGGGCATCCCCTCAGTGTCAGGGATTGCCCTACAGAGATACCCTCAGGGGGCAAACCGCTTCGCTGCACCGCGGGCGATCGCGACGGGATCATGGCAGAATAG
- a CDS encoding RDD family protein, whose product MALSRQYPPPLPLAQPWRRAIATSIDFILIWLTSVVGITAGATIQWGQLFVFAIVWWLLRVAMVNRNRGQSPGHWLMNVRLLDQRQRTPDLLSLSKRELVIGIGALLTLVGWESYGPSMALIILALPLAVDCSLAWIDEEHRTLHDRLGGTKVYRCRRGFALDRKLIEWVSKIRKDLR is encoded by the coding sequence ATGGCACTTTCCCGTCAATATCCACCCCCCTTACCCCTGGCTCAGCCTTGGCGACGGGCGATCGCCACCAGCATTGACTTTATCTTGATCTGGCTGACGAGCGTTGTCGGTATCACAGCGGGAGCAACGATTCAGTGGGGGCAACTGTTTGTCTTTGCCATTGTTTGGTGGTTACTGCGGGTGGCGATGGTCAACCGCAATAGGGGTCAAAGCCCTGGCCATTGGTTGATGAATGTGCGACTGTTGGATCAACGACAGCGGACACCGGATCTGCTCTCCCTCAGCAAGCGAGAACTGGTGATTGGCATCGGGGCACTCCTGACACTGGTGGGCTGGGAATCCTATGGCCCTAGTATGGCCCTCATCATTTTGGCACTGCCCCTCGCTGTTGACTGCAGTCTGGCGTGGATTGATGAAGAACACCGCACGCTCCACGATCGCCTAGGCGGCACCAAGGTGTATCGTTGTCGGCGGGGCTTTGCCCTCGATCGCAAGCTGATCGAATGGGTCAGCAAAATCCGCAAAGATCTGCGATAA
- the rpmG gene encoding 50S ribosomal protein L33, with product MAKAKGARIIITLECTECRTNPAQRSPGVSRYTTTKNRRTTTGRLELKKFCRYCNKHTIHREIK from the coding sequence ATGGCTAAAGCAAAAGGCGCCAGAATCATTATCACCCTAGAGTGCACAGAGTGCCGCACCAATCCGGCACAGCGATCGCCCGGTGTCTCTCGCTACACCACCACCAAAAATCGTCGCACCACCACAGGGCGGTTGGAACTGAAGAAATTTTGCCGCTACTGCAACAAGCACACCATTCACAGAGAAATCAAGTAA
- the rpsR gene encoding 30S ribosomal protein S18: MAFYRRRISPIPPGQPIDYKDVDLLRRFITERGKILPRRVTGLTAKQQRQLAVAIKRARIMALLPFLNLEG; this comes from the coding sequence ATGGCATTTTATCGGCGACGTATTTCCCCCATTCCCCCTGGCCAACCCATTGACTACAAAGACGTCGATTTACTGCGACGCTTTATCACTGAGCGGGGAAAAATTTTGCCTCGGCGGGTGACCGGTCTCACTGCCAAGCAACAGCGGCAATTGGCGGTAGCGATTAAGCGGGCACGGATCATGGCACTGTTGCCCTTCTTGAATCTCGAAGGCTAG